CCCGGCCCGCCGCGGCGCTCAACACCCCGCCGGCCTCCATCACCGAGCCGTTCACCCGCATGCTGTGGGGCATCACCACCGAGCAGGTGGAGTCCTGGCTCGGCGCCGGCGAGGAGGGCACCGAGGGCGTCCTCAAGGGCATGGCCGCCTCCCCCGGCGTCGTGGAGGGCGTGGCCCGCGTGGTCATGGACGCGGACGACCTGGCGCAGATCCAGCAGGACGAGATCCTCGTGGCCCCGGTCACCGCCCCGTCTTGGGGGCCGGTGTTCGGCAAGATCAAGGCGACCGTCACGGACATCGGCGGCATGATGAGCCACGCCGCGATCGTCTGCCGCGAGTACGCCCTGCCGGCCGTCACCGGCACCGGCAGCGCCTCCACCACCATCGTCACTGGCCAGCGGCTGCGCGTGGACGGCACCAAGGGCACCGTGACCATCCTGGACGGCGCCAACGCCGCCCCGCAGGTCTCCGGCCCGGGCGCCCACTCCCACCACCACGGCGGTGAGCACGGCGCGCAGCACGGGGCCCCGGAGGCGGACACCGCGGGGGAGCCGGCCCATGTCTGACCCGACCGCCTCCGCCCCGGGCACCGCCCCGGGCCCGACGCCGACCGGCCGGCAGCGCACGGTGCTCGTCACCGGCGCGGCCGGGGGCCTGGGCCGGGCCTTCGCCGAGGGGTTCGCCGCGCGCGGCGACCGGGTCGCCGTCGCGGACATCAACCTCGACGGCGCCACGGAGACCGCCCGGGCCCTCAACGCCGCCGGGGCGGCCGCGGCCGCCTTCCAGGTGGACGTCACGGACCTGGACTCGGTGACCGCCCTGGCCCGCGAGGTGGCGTCCTTCGGGGACGGGAGCATCGACGTCCTGGTCAACAACGCGGCCGTCTACGCCACCGTCACGCGCTCGCCGTTCGAGGAGATCGACCCCGCCGAGTGGGACCTCGTGATGGGCGTGAACCTCAAGGGGCCGTGGCTCGTGACCCGGGCGGTGAGCCCGTACCTGTCCACCGGGGCGCGCGTGGTGAACCTCTCCAGCGCCACCATCTACTCCGGGTCAGCCCACTGGGCGCACTACGTGGCCTCCAAGGGCGGCGTGGTGGCCCTGACCCGGGTGCTGGCCAAGGAGCTGGGCTCGCGGGAGATCACGGTCAACGCGATCGCCCCGGGCTTCACGCTCACCGAGGCCAGCTACGGGCTCATGGCGGACGCCGAGACCTACGGCGTGGACCGCGGGTCCATCAAGCGGGCCTCCCAGCCCGAGGACATCGTGGGCGCCGCCCTGTTCCTGGCCTCCCCCGAGGCCGGCTACGTCACCGGCCAGACCATGGTCGTCGACGGCGGCCGCCAGTTCATCTGAGCCGTCCCGGGCCCGCCGGGCCCGGGACGGGCCGGACGACCCCGGCATCCCGACCACTCCGACCACTCCGATAACGAGGAGGCATCATGCCGACCATCCACTACACCGACGCCGCGGGCGAGACCCGGGACATCGAGGCGAACGTGGGCGACTCCGTCATGGAGACCGCCGTGCGCAACGGCGTGCCCGGCATCGTCGCCGAGTGCGGCGGCTCCCTGTCCTGCGCCACCTGCCACGTGTTCGTCCGCGAGGACGAGCTCGAGCAGCTGCCCGGGATGAGCGAGATGGAGGACGAG
This genomic window from Citricoccus sp. SGAir0253 contains:
- a CDS encoding 2Fe-2S iron-sulfur cluster-binding protein; protein product: MPTIHYTDAAGETRDIEANVGDSVMETAVRNGVPGIVAECGGSLSCATCHVFVREDELEQLPGMSEMEDEMLYGTAVDREDCSRLSCQIKVTDGMELHVTTPETQV
- a CDS encoding SDR family NAD(P)-dependent oxidoreductase, whose protein sequence is MSDPTASAPGTAPGPTPTGRQRTVLVTGAAGGLGRAFAEGFAARGDRVAVADINLDGATETARALNAAGAAAAAFQVDVTDLDSVTALAREVASFGDGSIDVLVNNAAVYATVTRSPFEEIDPAEWDLVMGVNLKGPWLVTRAVSPYLSTGARVVNLSSATIYSGSAHWAHYVASKGGVVALTRVLAKELGSREITVNAIAPGFTLTEASYGLMADAETYGVDRGSIKRASQPEDIVGAALFLASPEAGYVTGQTMVVDGGRQFI